The following are from one region of the Rosettibacter firmus genome:
- a CDS encoding fibronectin type III domain-containing protein, with translation MKNIFNNIITPVDLKSCYFLISIIFLFISCVEPLTDSQQSTTPNIEIIKPVTGDSIMVGKNRVEYKASDGTGGQGLSFYEVFINNRFVKRYAQNEDGTNPDIYLEIDSTLLGSSINYYIKVYNKSGKSKESKLQENIFIKDKPPAAPSNLIIKKTSDYSAILLWNDNSNNEKGFELWRKDGGGGVYRKIKTLPVNTISTTDDGLSPFIDYFYKVRAFNDSGQSEFSNEASTSNLPGGQWNLQAEAIGASLIILKWNDFAVNELGFKIERANSYTNTWEVIDIVSPNQTEYEDNNVQPSTAYKYRVAYFTSNSVSGYSNEVSISTFYTDVDGPSNLTAYYSSGVILQWTNNDKLQLTRGTIIEKRAGSYGKFVEIGNVESDSTSFVDYNIESGKTYYYRVRQKLSNRIYTPYSNTVSITIP, from the coding sequence ATGAAAAATATTTTTAATAATATTATTACACCTGTTGATTTAAAATCCTGTTATTTTCTTATATCAATAATATTTTTATTTATTAGTTGTGTAGAACCATTGACTGATTCCCAGCAAAGCACAACTCCTAATATCGAAATTATTAAACCAGTTACTGGTGATTCAATCATGGTCGGAAAAAATCGAGTAGAATATAAAGCAAGTGATGGAACTGGTGGACAGGGTTTATCTTTTTATGAAGTATTTATTAATAATAGATTTGTAAAAAGATATGCTCAGAATGAAGATGGAACAAATCCAGATATATATCTTGAAATAGATTCTACACTTCTTGGCAGTTCAATTAATTATTACATAAAAGTTTATAACAAATCAGGCAAATCAAAAGAAAGCAAACTACAGGAAAATATTTTTATTAAGGATAAACCTCCTGCAGCTCCATCGAATTTAATAATTAAAAAGACAAGTGATTATTCTGCAATACTACTTTGGAATGATAATTCAAATAATGAAAAGGGATTTGAACTCTGGAGAAAAGATGGTGGTGGTGGAGTGTACAGAAAAATTAAGACTCTTCCTGTAAATACAATAAGCACAACGGATGATGGACTATCTCCTTTTATTGATTATTTTTATAAAGTCAGAGCATTTAATGATTCTGGACAATCTGAATTTAGTAATGAAGCCAGTACCTCTAATTTACCAGGTGGACAATGGAATCTTCAAGCAGAAGCTATTGGTGCAAGTCTTATCATCCTAAAATGGAATGATTTTGCAGTTAATGAACTCGGCTTCAAAATTGAACGTGCGAATTCTTATACAAACACCTGGGAAGTAATTGATATTGTATCTCCAAATCAGACAGAGTATGAAGATAATAATGTTCAACCAAGTACAGCTTATAAATATAGAGTAGCATATTTTACTTCTAATTCAGTAAGTGGTTATTCCAACGAAGTTTCAATTTCTACTTTTTATACTGATGTAGATGGTCCAAGTAATCTTACGGCTTATTATTCTTCGGGTGTAATTTTACAATGGACTAATAATGATAAATTACAATTAACCAGGGGAACAATTATCGAAAAAAGAGCTGGGAGTTATGGTAAATTTGTAGAAATTGGTAATGTGGAATCTGATTCAACAAGCTTTGTTGATTATAATATTGAATCGGGTAAAACTTATTATTATAGAGTAAGACAGAAATTATCTAATAGAATTTATACACCTTACTCTAATACTGTATCTATTACAATACCATGA
- a CDS encoding PAS domain S-box protein — translation MTEEIRNSKTNSKTQVELFNLIIDKSGKIVAISPAVKKIIPEAAPQKNLFELFNEDEIISLQRIFLDARKYETTGRDYVELKFENEKKTYEFVISPLRSENNVYFYIDILPVEIAESKQRVEKFIIATSEIEKLSSNKKIHSIIDKIKITFPFTFIEKAKIQKEINELDEFFWIKEPSGKFILVNETYASALGFTSSQLENKKEEDFLPKYLIPLYQTINNYIKETSNAVIVEGNVTPIAGRLEKNINIIQFPICDLDNKVVAIIGFSQREERKVAEGESLINNIALKNLPVPFLFLSPENIILAYSNKLLPLLNITDVINKSIIQVLPKNIVEIINKYTFDINQRDTIKFNFDLSKDIVFEITAQKVYDQSKFLGTIILFMKKELNESLLNQQNNFYDQIIQNIPEAIYIYDLENLKFLEVNDAALKLYGYKRNEFLNMDLTDLFSPEDIQTLIQSSDSKSFINLNGPWRHKRSDGSFIIVNTNRISIEYKNKKAHLNIITDITKEAEEKVKLQLYQNAYENTSDLIIITDKDGFIIDINDNVSKKLGFSKKDLGARPLISLVSDEERAKVNKNVFHSNTFKKVTLEVNLKKQTGDYQKAILISTPIKNYQGEIESYLVILKLQEEKLSHEQLDDIKKEVTGIDSTFLSSMFHELLTPLNVILGFTQDLWESIENPTSEQKEAVEIIKENQKLLMQIMDNAVDYASLLQKSVKLKPEHVKIDDILDQIKNNIYKEIEIAKKEIIYDKIDSNIIFETDKQKFITLLGLILKFVISITKENSLYLSAYQRSSDNIIISFRDNKNSISPLLLKGINEIFSEEESVSRRNYGFSKFSVRLTKKLIELLSIKKETIKKDNLDYEFALVIPIKYVMQKDLNIEIEEVKKEELKQQKAQVEEQADKFKEKELDLTQLSCLYLEDQIDSQILFKSQMKELKSVEVAPSLEAALPLLKTKRFDFLVIDINLQGEYNGLDALRIIQKIPGYKNVPMIASTAYMQPGAREDFIAAGFTDFISKPLLKEKIVEILKRIYK, via the coding sequence ATGACAGAAGAAATTAGAAATAGTAAAACAAATTCTAAAACACAGGTAGAGTTGTTTAATCTGATAATAGATAAGAGTGGAAAAATTGTAGCTATTAGTCCTGCTGTTAAAAAGATAATTCCTGAAGCAGCTCCACAGAAAAATTTATTCGAACTTTTTAATGAAGATGAAATCATTTCACTTCAAAGAATTTTTCTGGATGCAAGAAAATATGAAACAACAGGAAGAGATTATGTAGAATTAAAATTTGAAAACGAAAAGAAAACTTATGAATTTGTTATTTCACCATTGAGAAGTGAAAATAATGTTTATTTTTATATTGATATTTTACCAGTAGAAATTGCAGAGTCTAAACAGAGAGTAGAAAAATTCATCATTGCTACTTCTGAAATTGAAAAATTAAGTAGTAATAAAAAAATACATTCAATTATTGATAAAATTAAAATTACATTTCCCTTTACCTTTATTGAAAAAGCTAAAATTCAAAAAGAAATTAATGAACTTGATGAATTTTTCTGGATTAAAGAACCATCTGGCAAATTTATTTTGGTTAATGAGACTTATGCTTCGGCACTGGGATTTACATCATCTCAATTAGAAAATAAAAAAGAAGAAGATTTTCTTCCTAAATATTTGATACCACTTTATCAAACAATCAATAACTATATTAAAGAAACTTCTAATGCAGTAATAGTTGAAGGGAATGTTACACCAATAGCAGGTCGATTAGAAAAAAATATAAACATAATTCAATTTCCGATTTGCGACTTAGATAATAAAGTGGTTGCAATCATAGGTTTTTCTCAAAGAGAAGAAAGAAAAGTAGCTGAAGGTGAAAGTTTAATTAATAATATTGCATTAAAAAATTTACCTGTTCCATTTTTATTTTTAAGTCCAGAGAATATCATATTAGCATATAGTAACAAACTTCTACCTCTATTGAATATAACTGATGTAATAAATAAGTCTATAATTCAAGTATTGCCTAAAAATATTGTTGAAATTATCAATAAGTATACTTTTGATATAAATCAGAGAGATACCATAAAATTCAATTTTGATCTTTCAAAAGATATTGTTTTTGAGATTACTGCACAAAAAGTATATGATCAAAGTAAGTTTTTAGGTACAATTATTCTTTTCATGAAGAAAGAGTTGAACGAATCTTTACTCAATCAACAAAATAATTTTTATGACCAGATTATTCAAAATATTCCAGAAGCTATATACATATATGACCTTGAGAATTTAAAATTCCTTGAAGTTAATGATGCTGCTTTGAAGTTATATGGTTATAAAAGAAATGAATTTCTTAACATGGATCTTACAGATTTATTTTCTCCTGAAGATATTCAAACTCTGATTCAAAGTAGTGATAGCAAATCTTTTATAAATTTAAATGGACCATGGAGACATAAAAGAAGTGATGGTTCTTTTATTATTGTAAATACAAACAGAATTTCAATTGAATATAAAAATAAGAAAGCACACTTAAATATAATTACTGATATTACAAAGGAAGCAGAAGAAAAAGTAAAATTACAACTCTATCAGAATGCTTATGAAAACACGAGTGATTTGATAATTATAACTGATAAAGATGGTTTTATTATTGATATTAATGATAATGTTTCTAAAAAGTTAGGATTTTCGAAGAAAGATTTGGGAGCACGTCCTTTAATCAGCCTTGTTTCTGATGAAGAGAGAGCAAAGGTAAATAAAAATGTTTTCCATTCTAATACTTTTAAAAAAGTAACGTTAGAAGTAAATCTTAAGAAACAAACTGGGGATTATCAAAAAGCCATTTTAATTTCAACACCAATAAAAAATTATCAAGGTGAAATAGAATCATATCTGGTGATTTTAAAATTACAAGAAGAAAAATTAAGTCATGAACAATTAGATGATATAAAAAAAGAAGTTACAGGTATCGATTCAACTTTTTTATCCAGCATGTTTCATGAATTACTCACCCCATTAAATGTAATATTAGGATTTACTCAAGATTTATGGGAAAGTATTGAAAATCCTACTTCTGAACAAAAAGAAGCTGTTGAAATTATAAAAGAAAATCAAAAACTGTTGATGCAAATAATGGATAATGCTGTTGATTATGCTTCCTTATTACAAAAATCGGTAAAATTAAAACCGGAGCATGTGAAGATAGATGATATACTGGATCAAATTAAGAATAATATTTACAAAGAAATAGAAATTGCTAAAAAAGAAATTATTTATGATAAAATAGATTCAAACATAATATTTGAAACTGATAAACAGAAATTTATCACATTATTGGGATTAATATTAAAATTTGTAATAAGTATTACTAAAGAAAATTCATTATATCTATCAGCTTATCAAAGAAGTTCTGATAATATAATAATTTCTTTCAGAGATAATAAAAATTCTATTTCACCTTTATTATTAAAAGGGATAAACGAAATATTTTCTGAAGAAGAAAGTGTAAGCAGAAGAAATTATGGTTTTTCAAAATTTTCTGTTAGATTGACAAAAAAATTAATTGAGTTATTATCGATTAAAAAGGAAACAATAAAGAAAGATAATTTAGATTATGAGTTCGCTCTGGTAATACCAATAAAATATGTTATGCAAAAGGATTTAAATATTGAAATAGAAGAAGTTAAGAAAGAAGAATTAAAGCAACAAAAAGCACAAGTAGAAGAGCAGGCTGATAAATTTAAAGAAAAAGAATTAGATCTAACACAACTATCATGCTTATACCTTGAAGATCAAATCGATTCTCAGATTTTATTTAAAAGTCAGATGAAAGAATTAAAATCTGTTGAAGTTGCTCCAAGTTTAGAAGCTGCACTACCATTATTAAAAACAAAAAGATTTGATTTTCTTGTAATCGATATCAATTTGCAGGGAGAATATAATGGTCTGGATGCATTAAGAATTATTCAAAAAATTCCTGGTTATAAAAATGTACCAATGATTGCATCTACGGCATATATGCAACCGGGAGCAAGAGAGGATTTTATTGCTGCAGGATTTACAGATTTCATTTCAAAACCACTCCTTAAAGAAAAAATTGTTGAAATTTTAAAAAGAATTTATAAGTAA
- a CDS encoding methylated-DNA--[protein]-cysteine S-methyltransferase: MINKYLAYYESPIGTIRITADDDSITTLHFMIEMDGVELEPINMNETLEKCIEQLDLYFKGELREFDLKLNPSGTDFQKKVWNEILKIPYGKTRSYLDLSRLLGNEKSIRAIARANGENKIAIIIPCHRVIGSDKSLTGYTWGLWRKKWLLNHEAAVVSNECQLSLF; the protein is encoded by the coding sequence ATGATTAATAAATACTTAGCCTACTATGAATCTCCCATTGGAACTATAAGAATTACTGCTGATGATGATTCAATAACAACTCTTCATTTCATGATTGAAATGGATGGTGTAGAATTAGAGCCAATCAATATGAATGAAACTCTTGAGAAATGTATTGAACAATTAGATTTATATTTTAAAGGAGAGTTAAGAGAGTTTGATTTGAAATTAAATCCATCCGGGACAGACTTTCAAAAGAAAGTATGGAATGAAATTTTAAAAATCCCGTATGGTAAAACTAGGTCATATCTTGATTTATCACGGTTATTGGGAAATGAAAAATCGATAAGAGCAATTGCTCGTGCAAATGGTGAAAATAAAATTGCTATAATTATTCCATGTCACAGAGTGATAGGTTCAGATAAATCGCTTACGGGTTATACATGGGGGTTATGGCGTAAAAAGTGGTTATTGAATCACGAAGCTGCAGTTGTAAGTAATGAATGTCAGCTAAGTTTATTTTAG
- a CDS encoding glycosyltransferase, whose translation MDKLKYQIVLDNRELKPPKRNEAKEKLRTILISGFLSILLILTIIFTMPLTILTWSGLFVYSSIVSLVIFLFILLFRYFGILFMAYFYNTKYTVQTKPGYYPFVSIIVPVYNEGKILKNSIDSLLNLDYPNYEIIIVNDGSTDNTAEIGESLVGYHKGRTSMVKISLINKPNGGKAKALNAGIQYSEAQFVLCMDGDSQLTPDTLKAAMRHFVDPSVGAVAGNVKVQNRKKIITDLQALEYLEGLNLARSAQGFLQMVNIIPGPIGVFRKTTLRDAGFYSSDTYAEDADITLKILAKGWKIIYEPNAIAYTEAPATIHQLLKQRYRWTRGILQAIRKHKRYLINPTLNFGNSFIMWSMFYEALIWPAMNIFVNLYFIIVALLYGIHITLFLWWVGIAVLDLMSAVYCVAAEREEFRLVPYAIIYRIFFILLIDVTKAMATIEEFIGFRMTWGKLERIGNADMLATQGLKAFK comes from the coding sequence ATGGATAAATTAAAATATCAAATAGTATTAGATAATAGAGAATTAAAACCACCAAAACGAAATGAGGCAAAAGAAAAGTTACGCACAATTCTCATTTCTGGTTTCTTATCAATTTTATTGATTTTGACAATAATTTTTACAATGCCGCTTACAATTCTTACTTGGAGTGGTTTATTCGTTTATTCATCAATAGTATCTTTAGTAATCTTTTTGTTTATTTTATTATTCAGGTACTTTGGAATTTTATTTATGGCATATTTTTATAATACCAAATACACTGTACAAACCAAACCAGGTTATTATCCATTTGTTTCAATTATTGTTCCTGTTTATAATGAAGGGAAAATTTTGAAAAACTCAATTGATTCTCTTCTTAATTTGGATTATCCAAATTATGAAATAATAATAGTTAATGATGGTTCGACAGACAACACTGCTGAGATAGGAGAATCTCTTGTGGGTTATCATAAGGGTAGAACAAGTATGGTAAAAATTTCTCTTATTAATAAACCAAATGGAGGTAAAGCTAAAGCACTTAATGCTGGGATTCAATATTCCGAAGCACAATTTGTATTGTGTATGGATGGCGATTCTCAATTAACACCAGATACATTAAAAGCTGCGATGAGACATTTTGTTGATCCAAGTGTTGGAGCAGTTGCGGGAAATGTAAAAGTTCAAAATAGAAAAAAAATAATTACTGATCTTCAAGCCTTAGAATATCTGGAAGGCTTAAATTTAGCACGCAGTGCCCAGGGATTTTTACAAATGGTAAATATCATTCCTGGTCCTATTGGTGTATTCCGTAAAACTACTTTAAGAGATGCTGGATTTTATTCAAGCGATACTTATGCAGAAGATGCTGATATTACATTAAAAATATTAGCTAAAGGATGGAAGATTATTTATGAACCAAATGCGATAGCATATACAGAAGCACCTGCTACTATACACCAGCTTCTAAAACAAAGATATCGCTGGACAAGAGGCATTTTGCAAGCAATTAGAAAACATAAAAGATATTTGATTAATCCCACATTGAATTTTGGTAATAGCTTTATAATGTGGTCAATGTTTTACGAAGCACTTATCTGGCCTGCTATGAATATATTTGTCAACCTTTACTTTATAATAGTAGCTTTGTTATATGGTATTCATATAACTTTATTTTTATGGTGGGTAGGAATTGCAGTTTTAGATTTAATGTCTGCAGTTTACTGTGTGGCTGCAGAAAGAGAAGAATTTCGTTTAGTTCCATATGCAATTATTTATAGAATATTTTTTATTTTACTTATAGATGTAACAAAAGCAATGGCAACTATTGAGGAGTTTATTGGATTTAGAATGACCTGGGGTAAATTAGAAAGAATTGGTAATGCAGACATGCTGGCAACTCAGGGATTGAAAGCGTTTAAATAA
- a CDS encoding acyltransferase, whose amino-acid sequence MNYFKHESAYIDDNVEIGEGTKIWHFTHIQSGAKIGKFCVLGQNVNIGNNVVIGNYVKIQNNVSVYEGVTLEDYVFCGPSMVFTNIINPRSKYPQKGSDYYVKTLVKYGATLGANCTIVCGITIGKFAFVGAGAVVTKDVPDYGLVVGNPAKLIGWMSEAGERLIFDDNGIAFCKKSNKKYQLKNGIVTEIEI is encoded by the coding sequence ATGAATTATTTCAAGCATGAATCCGCATACATTGATGATAATGTAGAAATTGGAGAAGGTACAAAAATCTGGCATTTTACACATATTCAATCTGGAGCTAAAATTGGTAAATTTTGTGTACTTGGTCAAAATGTGAATATTGGAAATAATGTAGTGATCGGAAATTATGTTAAAATTCAGAATAATGTTTCTGTATATGAAGGAGTAACGTTAGAAGATTATGTCTTTTGTGGTCCATCAATGGTTTTTACTAATATAATTAATCCCAGAAGTAAATACCCTCAAAAAGGAAGTGATTATTATGTAAAAACTCTTGTTAAATATGGAGCAACACTTGGAGCTAATTGCACTATAGTATGCGGAATAACAATTGGAAAATTTGCTTTTGTGGGAGCTGGTGCAGTTGTTACTAAAGATGTTCCAGATTATGGACTGGTAGTGGGAAATCCTGCTAAATTAATTGGCTGGATGAGCGAAGCAGGTGAAAGATTAATTTTTGATGATAATGGTATAGCATTCTGTAAAAAATCAAATAAAAAATATCAACTTAAAAATGGTATTGTTACGGAGATTGAAATATGA
- a CDS encoding MFS transporter has translation MNIISSLKKIKNSFTSSFWIANGMELFERLAYYGQATILSIFLRDHLKFNEIQAGQLSSIFGGLIYLLPIFAGALADKFGFKKSFSFAFGVLAIGYFLIGSTGMKYFSSLYSNFDLYWILTIILIFTAIGGSFIKPSVLGTVALSTTHETKSFGYAIYYWLVNTGAALGPLLAFFVRDIFGIEFVYLVSAISCALMFLTTRFFYKNPSGQLDNNSQELKTVVVNLFKVLGNLRFITFLLIFGIYWVLFWQFFIIIPFYVMDYISPDTPIELILSTGAWTIILFQIPVNRLTKNISTQKAIIIGFILATSAWLLWFFILPITKGINITGTNIPLSIIMIVLGIFIFSIGEQIQAPRFYEYVADLAPKGQAALFQGYAFLPIAIAWGFGGTFGGWIYQTFSTSKHEPQYIFLIIAGLGLLATILMLLYNKFIIKRS, from the coding sequence ATGAACATAATTTCTTCATTAAAAAAAATTAAAAATAGTTTTACATCATCTTTCTGGATTGCTAATGGTATGGAATTATTTGAAAGGTTAGCTTATTATGGACAGGCAACAATCCTGAGTATTTTTTTACGAGATCATCTAAAATTCAATGAAATTCAAGCTGGACAATTATCATCAATCTTTGGAGGATTAATTTACTTACTCCCTATCTTTGCTGGGGCACTGGCAGATAAATTTGGTTTTAAGAAATCATTTTCTTTCGCATTTGGAGTTCTTGCAATTGGTTATTTTTTGATTGGTTCAACGGGAATGAAATATTTTTCGTCTTTATATTCAAACTTTGATCTTTACTGGATATTAACAATTATTTTAATTTTTACTGCTATTGGTGGCTCATTCATTAAACCGAGTGTTTTAGGAACAGTTGCACTAAGTACAACACATGAAACCAAATCTTTTGGATATGCTATTTATTACTGGCTTGTAAATACTGGTGCAGCACTTGGTCCACTTTTAGCATTTTTTGTTAGAGATATATTTGGGATTGAATTTGTTTATTTAGTCTCAGCAATAAGTTGTGCATTGATGTTTTTAACAACCAGATTTTTTTATAAAAATCCATCAGGTCAATTAGATAATAATTCACAGGAATTAAAAACTGTTGTTGTAAACTTATTCAAAGTATTAGGGAATTTAAGATTCATAACATTCTTATTAATATTTGGGATATACTGGGTATTGTTCTGGCAATTCTTTATAATAATTCCTTTTTATGTGATGGATTATATATCACCAGATACTCCCATTGAATTAATTTTATCAACTGGTGCATGGACAATTATATTATTTCAAATTCCAGTAAATAGACTTACAAAAAATATTTCTACACAAAAGGCAATTATCATTGGTTTTATTCTAGCAACTTCAGCCTGGCTATTGTGGTTTTTCATTCTCCCGATAACAAAAGGAATTAATATAACTGGAACAAATATTCCTCTTTCTATTATTATGATTGTACTTGGTATTTTTATCTTTTCAATTGGAGAACAAATACAAGCACCAAGATTTTATGAATATGTAGCTGATTTAGCTCCAAAAGGACAGGCAGCATTGTTTCAGGGATATGCATTCCTACCAATTGCTATTGCATGGGGCTTTGGTGGAACTTTTGGTGGATGGATTTATCAAACATTCTCAACATCTAAACATGAGCCTCAATATATTTTTCTTATTATTGCAGGACTGGGTTTACTGGCAACTATATTAATGCTTTTGTATAATAAGTTTATTATTAAAAGAAGTTGA